The nucleotide sequence GATGGGCCAGTCGAAGCGCCTGCTGTTGTGTCCCACCAGAAAGGGCTTGGGGAAGGTCTTGAGGAAGCAGATGAAGTCGCTCAGAGCCCGTCTGTGAGGGACGGTGGGCACGGGACGGCGTCTGAGGAGCAGACGGGAGCCCTCTACAGTCAGCCCTGTGACTCGGGACGCCCCGTCTGTGATGGAGCAGCGCGGCTGCAGATACACGTTAAACACCCGGTGCCCGCTGACGGCCGACAGCTGCACGATATCACACGCAGACGTGTCTGATGAGCAGAGACAAGAGCAGGTAAGTGTACATGAGCTTTATACTTACATTTGGGGTTTTTGGTgaccatattttaaaatatatagacaaTACATTACTGTACAATTAAATCCAATGTGTtacaattatgtgtgtgtgtatatatatatactaatagtATCCATTATCCAACAAATTTTAAAtgctgcaatatatatatatatatatatatatatatatatatatacacacactattttactgtacaattacatgcaatgtgtttttatatatatatatatatatttactaatagTATCCATTACCCAACAGGTAatgcagcatttaaaaaaatatatattttgcatattaaaaagttatgtgaaattactggttataattatatataatttttttttttttttacttatagtatccattatacaatatattttaatgcagcattttgttaaaaaaataacttttagtaTGAAATTACATTaggtttttaattatataaatttttttattatataattatatttattttggtgaCTATATCATagccatttttatatattttactgcaGATTTTCGTgcattattttaccttttttttttttacatctttcagttatagttaacatttttaatgtagcattttggtgactttttaatatataaaatatattttagtgtaGAATTacattgtattttcaaatttagTATTGACATTATAATATCTAAAATGTTTTCCTAACTCAtttgtacaataaaatatatatttataaaatatgaatgaattatataaattataacgGAATTAATTAAGGAATTAATCAATTCATACATAATTAACAATAGATTTAAGACGGGCATGTTACATTATAGAGATGGATCTCTCTAGTTGTGTTCATTATAAAAAGCTCAATAGATCAAAATATCTGTTTAGTATATTTAACAAGAGTTTAGAAAAGAGTTATCATTACCGAGTCCGGTGGTCTCCAGATCAAAGAACACGGGCGTCTCTTCGTCATCGTCGCGTATCATGACGTTAACGTCACCGGTAACGTTACCTGTTCAAAACACAAGCACAAGCTCACTAAACACCAGAGACTGTAGAAGTACCCTTGAAGAGACGTATCTAAACACTCTCCAGAGCTCACTCGATCCCAGCACACAGCTAGCACAGACCCGAGTGTGTGGGAAGCTTTAGCACGCGGAAGCTGTGAGCTCGAGGCAGTTCAGTTAGCGGCTAGTCAGCGAAACACGCGAGGACTCACCGCTCGAGATCCACCGGAAGAGCCACGGGAACATTCGCGCGATCGGCCTCATCAAACACATGATCAGCTCGATCAGGGAGCGCTTCAGGTGATTCCCGGCTGATTTCTCGCGTTCGGTTTCTCTCATGCTGCCGTCAGATCGGTTTCGTTTCTCCTCAGCTGAATGTCAATGATGAGTCAAATCACAGCCCACGCCCGTTACAAAACAGTCACCATGGCAACAAAACCCTGTCTAATGTTTATGTTATGACACAGTTCTCTGTTAACTCTTACAGTACCGTGACTTTGAACACTTGTAACGcatttctcataattttga is from Carassius auratus strain Wakin chromosome 25, ASM336829v1, whole genome shotgun sequence and encodes:
- the LOC113042963 gene encoding uncharacterized protein LOC113042963 — its product is MRETEREKSAGNHLKRSLIELIMCLMRPIARMFPWLFRWISSGNVTGDVNVMIRDDDEETPVFFDLETTGLDTSACDIVQLSAVSGHRVFNVYLQPRCSITDGASRVTGLTVEGSRLLLRRRPVPTVPHRRALSDFICFLKTFPKPFLVGHNSRRFDWPIVTRVLAQFDLLEDFQSVVSGCVDTLTLSREMFQLPRYTQQFLVQHFLQESYGAHDAAEDVRTLQELYRVWRPSPELVRKHKTGL